From Chromohalobacter canadensis, one genomic window encodes:
- a CDS encoding NAD-dependent epimerase/dehydratase family protein gives MTQRILFTGGSGKAGRHVVPYLLERGHRVVNVDQTPLDHPGVDNIIADVTDSGQMFNALSSYAALDELEPGTGVPHFDAVVHFAAIPRILIKPDNETFRVNTMGTYNVIEAAVKLGIRKIVFASSETTYGICFADGVVQPQVLPVDEEHPTEPMDSYGMSKVVNERTAQAFQKRSGIDIYGLRIGNVIEPHEYVANFPAYFDDPSLRRRNIFCYIDARDLGQIVDRCLKTDGLGYQIFNAGNDDNSVNLTTREIIERFYPEVPVSRELGEREALYSNRKIRDMLGFREAHSWRRYVADPRNK, from the coding sequence ATGACCCAACGTATTCTGTTTACCGGCGGTAGTGGCAAGGCGGGCCGACATGTCGTCCCCTATCTGCTGGAGCGCGGGCACCGGGTCGTCAACGTCGACCAGACGCCGCTGGACCACCCTGGTGTCGATAACATCATCGCCGACGTCACCGACAGCGGTCAGATGTTCAACGCATTGAGCAGCTATGCCGCCTTAGATGAACTGGAACCCGGCACCGGTGTGCCGCACTTCGATGCCGTCGTGCACTTCGCGGCGATCCCTCGCATTCTCATCAAGCCGGACAACGAGACGTTCCGCGTCAATACGATGGGCACCTATAACGTCATCGAAGCCGCGGTAAAGCTGGGCATTCGCAAGATCGTTTTTGCCTCGTCCGAGACCACCTACGGCATCTGCTTTGCCGACGGTGTCGTCCAACCCCAGGTGCTGCCGGTGGACGAGGAGCATCCGACCGAACCAATGGATAGCTATGGCATGTCCAAGGTCGTCAACGAGCGCACCGCACAGGCATTCCAGAAGCGCTCGGGCATCGACATCTACGGTCTGCGGATCGGCAATGTCATCGAGCCCCACGAGTACGTGGCTAATTTCCCCGCTTACTTCGACGATCCGTCGCTGCGGCGGCGCAATATTTTCTGCTACATCGATGCACGCGATCTCGGCCAGATCGTCGATCGTTGCCTGAAGACCGACGGCCTGGGTTATCAGATATTCAACGCCGGCAACGACGATAACTCCGTCAATCTCACGACACGGGAGATCATCGAGCGCTTCTATCCCGAGGTACCCGTGAGCCGCGAATTGGGCGAACGCGAAGCGCTTTACTCGAATCGCAAGATCCGCGACATGCTCGGCTTCCGTGAAGCGCATTCATGGCGGCGTTATGTCGCCGACCCACGAAACAAATAG
- a CDS encoding DUF938 domain-containing protein, whose amino-acid sequence MQTMENSEPGEGMRLSTPAAKRNREPILALLREVLPTSGRVLEIASGSGEHGVYFAQHLPALTWQPSDPSERARLSIDAWRRHAALANLASPLALDVTQPWPDDVGDPSAMLCINMLHISPWAATQALLREAGRRLPLGAVLIVYGPFMRDGEHTAASNAAFDADLRQRDPAWGIRALEDVEAEARLNELVLERVDELPANNLGVVFRRAANA is encoded by the coding sequence ATGCAGACGATGGAAAATTCTGAGCCCGGCGAGGGCATGCGTCTTTCCACGCCCGCCGCGAAGCGTAATCGCGAGCCTATTCTGGCACTGCTGCGCGAGGTGCTGCCGACCTCGGGCCGTGTCCTCGAAATTGCCAGCGGCAGCGGCGAGCATGGCGTGTATTTCGCTCAGCATCTTCCCGCGCTTACCTGGCAGCCCAGTGACCCGAGCGAGCGTGCCCGGCTCTCCATCGACGCCTGGCGGCGCCACGCCGCATTGGCGAACCTCGCGTCGCCGCTCGCGCTGGACGTCACCCAACCGTGGCCCGATGACGTCGGCGATCCGTCCGCCATGCTGTGCATCAACATGCTGCATATCTCGCCATGGGCGGCGACCCAGGCGCTATTGCGCGAGGCAGGGCGTCGCTTGCCGTTGGGCGCTGTGTTGATCGTTTACGGCCCCTTCATGCGTGATGGCGAACACACCGCCGCGAGTAACGCGGCCTTCGATGCCGACCTGCGCCAGCGCGATCCTGCCTGGGGCATTCGGGCCCTGGAAGATGTCGAGGCCGAGGCCCGGCTAAATGAGCTCGTCTTGGAGCGCGTCGACGAATTGCCGGCGAATAACCTCGGCGTGGTCTTTAGGCGCGCGGCGAACGCTTGA
- a CDS encoding PhoH family protein has protein sequence MVRLDKKVTRLYVLDTNVLIHDPTALYHFEEHDVVIPMTVLEELDKHKNGIREIAQTARQISRTLSDLTSRFTPEQIQEGIPLPVSHGPSGRLRFLCYTDLKTLDPLVDSPDNRLLAETCRLRDERLDASVILVTKDINLRVKAAALNVPVEDYLNDRAYDDLDAMIEGAKVYAEAGVEGRGLWDRLDVEVDVERTEDGTFYHLAGELPKDWHVGMLVSDSDNGAGFEAIVRSFAPHRATLQLLTNYRHHDGVWGVHAHDSRQNFTLNLLMDPEIDLVTIAGNAGTGKTYMTLAAAFQQTLDSKHFERIVFTRAPIPMGEDIGFLPGTEEEKMSPWMGAFHDNMDNLLRDEQHGSSSWSDGATRQLIGSRVQIRSPSFMRGRTLSDTFLIIDEAQNFTPKQLKALITRAGRNTKLVLLGNVGQIDTPYLTANTCGMAYAVERFRDWPHAGHVTLKSVERSRLALAAEELL, from the coding sequence ATGGTGAGACTCGACAAGAAAGTGACCCGGCTCTACGTGCTGGATACCAATGTCCTGATCCATGACCCCACAGCCCTGTACCACTTCGAGGAACATGATGTCGTCATCCCCATGACGGTGCTGGAGGAACTCGACAAGCATAAGAACGGAATTCGTGAAATCGCCCAGACCGCGCGGCAAATCAGCCGCACGCTTTCCGACCTGACTTCTCGCTTCACCCCCGAGCAAATTCAAGAGGGCATTCCATTACCCGTGAGCCACGGCCCCAGCGGTCGCCTGCGTTTCCTGTGCTACACCGATCTCAAGACGCTCGACCCGTTAGTCGATTCCCCCGATAACCGGCTTCTCGCCGAGACCTGCCGCCTGCGTGACGAGCGCCTCGACGCGTCGGTGATCCTGGTTACCAAGGACATCAACCTGCGCGTCAAGGCGGCGGCGTTGAACGTCCCGGTGGAGGATTACCTCAACGACCGCGCCTACGACGATCTCGACGCCATGATCGAGGGCGCCAAGGTCTACGCCGAGGCCGGCGTGGAAGGCCGAGGGCTGTGGGACCGACTCGACGTCGAGGTCGATGTCGAGCGCACGGAAGACGGCACCTTCTACCACCTCGCTGGCGAGCTGCCCAAGGACTGGCACGTCGGCATGCTGGTATCGGACAGCGACAACGGCGCAGGTTTCGAGGCCATCGTACGCTCGTTCGCGCCGCATCGCGCCACGCTGCAACTGCTGACCAACTACCGCCATCACGACGGCGTCTGGGGCGTACATGCCCACGACAGTCGCCAGAACTTCACCCTCAACCTGCTGATGGACCCCGAGATCGACCTGGTCACCATCGCCGGCAACGCGGGCACCGGCAAGACCTACATGACGCTGGCGGCGGCCTTCCAGCAAACCCTCGATAGCAAACACTTCGAGCGTATCGTTTTCACCCGCGCACCGATCCCCATGGGTGAAGATATCGGCTTCCTCCCCGGTACAGAGGAAGAAAAGATGTCGCCCTGGATGGGCGCCTTCCACGACAACATGGACAACCTGCTGCGCGACGAACAACACGGCAGCTCAAGCTGGAGCGACGGCGCCACCCGCCAGTTGATCGGCTCCCGTGTGCAAATCCGCTCGCCGAGTTTCATGCGCGGACGCACCCTGAGCGACACTTTCCTGATCATCGACGAGGCGCAGAATTTCACCCCCAAACAGCTCAAGGCACTGATCACGCGCGCGGGGCGCAATACCAAGCTGGTACTGCTGGGCAACGTCGGACAGATCGACACGCCCTACCTCACCGCCAATACCTGTGGCATGGCCTACGCCGTGGAACGTTTTCGCGACTGGCCGCATGCCGGCCACGTGACGCTGAAAAGCGTCGAACGCTCACGCCTCGCCCTCGCCGCCGAGGAACTTCTCTGA
- a CDS encoding zinc ribbon domain-containing protein produces MNEDFSVEMRLPKGCPNCGSHKVTVSQAQQLDDIVFCSSCNTEICDYQAAKQMLDEMPRSENEQLIEDVVNNRKPSSTEE; encoded by the coding sequence ATGAACGAAGATTTTTCTGTCGAGATGCGTTTGCCCAAGGGGTGTCCGAATTGCGGTAGTCACAAGGTGACGGTCTCCCAGGCGCAACAACTCGACGATATCGTGTTCTGCAGCTCGTGTAATACCGAGATCTGTGATTACCAGGCCGCCAAGCAGATGCTCGACGAGATGCCGCGCAGCGAGAACGAGCAGCTCATCGAGGACGTGGTCAATAACCGCAAGCCCTCTTCTACCGAGGAGTAA